A window of Camelus ferus isolate YT-003-E chromosome 1, BCGSAC_Cfer_1.0, whole genome shotgun sequence genomic DNA:
GCTCAGTGATGAGATAATACCAGTAAGCAATTTATTAAAGAGCCTGCCATCCatcactggaatttgaaacaataatgatgCATTGAAAATAAGTATTCAtcccaggtttgtttttttttttccctcgcaAATTCCTTCGGCTCCAATATCTCTTCGGTAAATTAATAGTATTTTGCTCTTAGTTTTTTTGGAAACAAGCCCAGGAATGAGAAGGCACCAGCAGCAGCCGTCACAAACCCAATGATACTTATTGCTCGGTTGGCCTATagggaaacaggaaacaaacaaaaaccacatctTACTCTAAAGGCATCTGAGTGTCCTAAACCCCAGCTTTTGCTTGTTTCCTAAACCAAAGACCCATTTTAATGTATAATAGATGAATTTAAGCTcaatgcaaaattaaaattcctgggaggatgaaatgaatttataattattatgattatgacaaagataaaaatacacataagtATATATTCTTCGTATCTTTATAGCCCCTGACAGTTTATAAATTCATTAAGCCACGATTCCTACTAATCATCATAGTCCATTGGGAGGTAGCATTACTCCTGTTTTGTACAACTGAGAAGTTAAGAGTGATTTGCCCGAGGGAGGTTGTATTACCAAGATGTTTAGGTATAGTTTAGTCTTGAACCATGTTCTCCTCCTACACAACTTCTATCCTCTAAACACACATTGGTTTGGTTCAGTCTATACCAGGGTGAATAtcttgtgtgtgcgtgtgtgggtgggtgtgtgtgtgcacacatgtgcacgcatgtgtgtgttCCCTGACTTAATGtctattagaaaaataatcaggGGTGTGATCTGAGCTAAATACCTATAGACTCTTATTTGGTAGATACACTTTTTATTCTGATAAACTTCAAGAGAAGTCAATACTGGTGTTAACTATTGtatcaaaattaatttgtcaTGTAGACAGACTAAAATAAACCCCTCGCAAGCTCAACTGTTCATAAAGGAGTTCAGGCATTTACAGCTTTAAGGATATTAATCATCATCATGATGAGGGATCTGATGAATATTCATGATTTCATGGCACTCAACTCATATTGCCTTCCATCTGCATGGGTCTGAGTGCAATTTTATGACCCCAAGGTCACATTCTGATACTTCAGAGTCATCAGGTATTCTGAAAACAACAGTTGCTCTCTGGGATTTCAGAATCAGGCTttcaaataaagcaaaacagTTTTCCTAAATGACTCTGGGGACCAGCCCAAATGCTGGGAAGCCTGACCCAGCCCACACTGGAGCACACCCTCCCTCTAACCCTCAGCCCTCCACCACTGAGCCTGCTGCCCCCACATGCCACATAGTGCTCCCTCCCCAACTGCAGCTTCCCCGTGGGGAACAGCAAAAATGACAGAAGCACCATGGCAAGAGTATTCCTTTCATTACACATCCTGCTGTCTGTAGGAACAAGGTCTGTAATTGTTACCCCCCACTCTGCCACCACCCCTGTTGCCAGGGAGGATGATGCTGGCAAACAACTGAAAAATCCTACCTTAGGTTACAATTCCGATTTCCCTTATTTGGTTGGTTGATTATTccttttattgtaatttttaattagttgcaccctaaactgttttccaggagAGAGTCAGAATTCACTACAGCACAGAGTTACCCCCAGATCACAGGGGGAGCAAAAAGAGACTGGGAGATAAAAAGATACTGGATAAAATTCCAAAGCGGGACGGAATCAATAATCAGGGATCAAGAATTAGAGACCAAGCCCAACCCTCATGCAATCCCAGGAGGATGCTGAGGTCCCAGGCGGTCTGATACAGGAAAACGTGGCAGGcgatgaaaaaaacagaaatgtgtgaCTCGTATCTTTAAACAGAGGTGTCACATGGCAGCAGGGGACAGCCCTGGGAAAGGCAGGATCCTGTGGGTGGGGTGGCCCCAGTTAGATGCAGACTTAGCCCCCTGGGTATCTTTCAGCCACTAGAAACGTAACACGTGAGATAAATCCCATAAATCTAAGAGGACAGACAACTTGATTCTAAATCAGAATTCCCTGAGATAGTACAGGCCAGATGCAATTATAATAAAGCCATTTCCAGCATGCAGTTTCCCAAatcttcagcattttttttataTCAAGTTGtattctaaagggaaaaaaaaaatcccatgcaATTTGGACAGTTCCTTAGAGTTATGTGTAAGGGATCTGACCTGCAAGATTATAACATCCCAGGACGTTTGTGGTGAACCGGTCTGCATGAGATCTTTTACTTCATGGCTTACATAAGATTATAAGATCACCAAATCCTATTCTGCACGTTTCTTCCTCTACAGGGCTTTCTGTGTGTGGGCTGTAATACAGACCTCATTCTGAGGATCCATACATGCCCAGTGAAAACGTTAGTTAACTGAAGCAGCCGGGTCCAGGTATCAGTGCAGCTGGTCAAAGATGACTATAGGGTTTATCAAAATGCCTTGGCCCCCAACACTCTAAGGCTGCAGTCCTATGCAATGAAAGACAGTCAGCTTTGTCCAGGCCCACTCGAGGGTGCTGCCAACTTCCACAAAGATACACACATTTTAATAACCTGTTAAGACTTTAACAGTGAGAAACACTGACTtgagaaattttttataatacagaaaagacaagccacaggctgggagaatACATTTGCAGAAGACATATTTGATaaaagactgttatccaaaacatgtgaagaactcttaaaactcaacaacatgAAAACAGGCAAGCAATACAATTAAAATTGGGCAAAAGATCTCAAGAGACACATCACTGCATATAATATGCAGccagcaaatgaaaagatgttcaacatgatATATATTTAAGGAACTGCAAATTACAACAATGGAATACCACTAtttacctatcagaatggctaaccTCCAAAACACCAAATCCTGcagaagatgtggagcaacaggaactctcattcattgttggtgaggatgtgaaatGGTACAATTACTTACAAGACAatttagcagtttcttacaaaactaaacatactcttatcatatgatccagcaatcatactctgtggtatttatccaaatgagtCAAAAACTTACATCCACAAAAAAGCCTACACACAAATGTTtccagcagctttattcataattaaccaaaacttggaagcaactaagatgtccttcagtagatgagtaaataaataaactatggcGCATCcaagacaatggaatattattcattgataaaaagaaatgagctatcaaatcatgaaaagacatggaggaatttTAAGTGCATATTGCTTAGTATGATgtcaactatatgacattcttgGAAAGGTAAACTACagggcagtaaaaaaaaaaatcagtgtttgcCAGATGTttaggggaagggagaaatgatAGGCAAAATATAGAGGACTTTTAGGGCCAGGAAATTATTCTGTACgatactgtaatgatggatacatgtcattatgtatttgtcaaaacgcacagaatgtacaacacaaaaaGTGAATCCTAATGTTAACTATTTTAgaggaggaaatttttttctttacccatttaaGTTCTAGGCTGAAGCTCTACAATATGAAACattaacaagaggaaaataaacagaagtttattaCCATGTACATCTATATACACATGGGAGAAATTTAGGGAAGAGTAACTCAAAGaggtggcttagaattcaggcttACATAGCATCTTCaacaaaaagcaataaatttGTAGAGAAATGACAGGACAAAGGAAAGTGGTTCACCTTCCAAGGGCTGCAAACTGTGGGAAGGTAAACAGACAGGCAACTAGTGGTGGACAGAGGCTAGTTAGTGTTTTGTCGTGTGGATTCCTCTGGTGCCCTCTCTAGGCTGACACAGGTCTTACATTAACGACTGATTGTCCCTGATGGTTCACTTCTGTCCTTTCTGGtagtgagaggaggagggacatctttgaaaacttatgtcctgATTTTAGGCAACTAGGGGGAGGGCAAGGAGCTTTTTTTTGTATCTGCTTCTTTTCAATTGCCTCTCAattgctcaaaataatccttatgccaaagtgatgaatttgggggtggcatattctaaaaaataaaatctactcatttctttaaaaatacagaaaagtacaaagaagaaaaagatggagcCATAATACTTCCACCTTTCTAACTTTCCCATgcatttatagttttttaagtTGGGGAAATACATAGCCATTCTCCAAGGAAACTGTTCCATGCTCAAGACCCCTAAGACTTTAAAGGCATCCAAAAAATGAATCTAATACTAGCTATTATTAGTACTAACACTATCAATTAttgatagtaataaaaataataattcaaaggCTAAGTTTCTGTTAGATCACCAGCGATTCTCAACAAAGATCTATAAAATTGCTAGATACTGAAATTAAACATAGTATCTTTGAAAGCACACCTTTTGCCGGCATGGAGAATATGTAATACAGTATGCTAAGAGACTTTTAAAATCTCCTGCAAGCTACAAAACCACCTCGgtttatagattaggaaactgatAAACAACGTGCCCACAATGTGCCCAAAGTCATCCCCCTAAGGAGTGGTGACGATGGAATTCTAGCTCAGATTAGCAAATTCCAAAGCTTAGGTGTGCTCTTAAGTTTGTCACTGTACCATCTTCATCAGACACTGCTGGACACAGTTctactatttgttgaaaagtgGTTAATTTCTCCTTGCTCTTGATCTGGATATGAAAGGTGAAAAGATGATAGATTACAAGTGAGAGTCAAAGCAAAAAGATGGctctaattctttttaatttagctacattttaaaaattgctgattGAGTGTGGTGGACAACTTTATCAGTAACAAAGGAGAGGGACACAGTCTATTTCCCAGCTACACCACTAGTTTTCAATGCAAAGGTGAGCAGAAATTTGTGTGTATGTCCTCTTTATTTTGGCTTAGAAGCAAGTTATGGTGAATAGAATGTGAACAGAACATTCATTATGGTAATgtatttcctaataaaaatgaatttccaattaaattatttcttaataaaaacaaatgtgtcCTTTCACTATGTTCCGTCTCCCATTTCCCCAAGCTTTCGTGAGAAGAATTGTAACTTCATTCCTTAGCATAGACATTTATATAACAGATCCACCAGTTCACGATACTGGAAGCCTTCATATATTCGTTGTCTTATACCACTTTAATAAATCCTTAGGTGAAACCATCAATGATGGAATTGGATTGGTGGGAAGATAGGGAAAGGACAACTGAATCCAGCTGCTTTCAGTGAGGAATCTGCCATGCTACAAATAGTGATGGTAAATAACAAAACTGTAAGTTACTTTACAAATAAAGTCAACTAATCCACTAAAAATCATCCAAAAGCTCTATAACAAATCAAAGGATCTGTTTAAAAGCACAACATTTCTTTGAAACCAGCATGGCAGGGAAACAGAAGACATCTACAAACCCACCAAAATATGGCATCATTATCTCAGCTTCTATCagctaatggaaaagaatctcagtAATACCATCTAATTCTTGGCATGTGAACTCCCAATCAAAACAGTCAGTATTCTTTTCCAgcatattcttttcagtttatgGAGTTACTGATTTGATTGCTGTATGGTGGAGTGACAGGAAAACAATGGAAGGACAGGGAGCAATAAGATGGAGAGAAAGCGATGGTCTGGATTCTGCTTCAGGTCCCTTCTAGCCCCAAATTCATGCTATGAATGTTCTAATCTCAGTTGGGTCATTAACTTGCTGAATGCCCTTGGAGCCCCCTCGATTCCCTTCTTTGTCCTTCAGTGttctcatattttcttattcttttcaattTGTTTGAGACCTAAGAACTTTATCATAgtcagcagtttttttttccccactgtaaGAAACTTCTATTTCTCCCAAAGAAAACTCACCTGCTCTGAAACGCCTTCTCCGTAGCGGAGCAGAGTCACAAAATGCTCACAGTTGTTGACAAACACGTCATACTCCACCTCCTGTCCAATAACAAACTCTGACCTCTGCATGACCTCCtccatggggagaggggagtacGTCTCATCgtatttattgtttattctgtATGTGTCATTTCCCACAACATCCTTCAAAAGCTGCATCTTCACCAGGGCCTTTCTGCTGAACACAGACTTGGCGCTTGTGAACGATGCGGGGACGCCATCCTCTGTAAGGAGAATTCTGGTTAGCAAGATGAAGCAACCCGGCCCAGGGGACCGCGATGCCTTCCTAACCCATCCTCAAACCAGAACCCACTTTATCTTACTAACCTTAAACACTCGTGCTCTAATTTATCAATCACACTTGTACAATTCTGTATGAGtgagaacagaagaaaactttttgaaaatgtatatcaCTGGGTGTGAAAACTCTACCCATTCTTGAGGAGGAAGCTCTCTCTCAATTGGTATCATTATTAGGGATCTTGGCGTATGTTTCTAACATAACATGGATAAGATCATTGCCTCCTTTTCTATAAGGCAGCTGCTTTTTCAGCATTTGAATCCTTTCCAAACTAATACCATTGGGCTTTAGCACTCATCTTGCATCGAAGCCACACTCTTTACCCCCATCTCTGCATTTACACTTGTTCTTTCAACAAGGCTTCAATTTGAAACTTGCACATGACCCCAGTCTTTTAAGGGGTCAGCTAGGGTCAGCCTGGGGCCCTGCCTTTGTCTTGCTAGTTCTTTGAGCCAAGAAGCTAAGTCCTAACATTAAACCTAATGCAGTAGACACTGTCCACTGTATGTGGCCCCTTCCAGTGCCCTACCTACCTGTTACAACACCCCATACCCTACCATTCCATCTGTATCCTGGCCTGCCGGGGTCGGCATCTGATGCTGGACAAATGATTCCTCAGCGTTCAGCTTTAAcgccaggccccaggccctctCCATCCGCTCAAGAATGCTATTCTTGGCCACCGTCCACGTAAAGCATGAGATGAAGGGTCTCTGTATAACCAGCGTTTAAACACGTTTTCTTTccactcctcttttttttctatcCTCCAAACTCCTTTTCACTGGAGCGGCATTTCCAGGTAATACCTAACACATTGAAAGTTCTTCCATATTACAAGTTCATAGGACACATATATTCTAGTTAGAATCACTAAGCTTCTTTTTTTGACTAGTTTGACGCAATCAAtagacagatgagaaaattgaagcttgGGGAGATAAAGTGGTCTACAGAATATCTTATGAGTAATTAACAGAAGTGCGATTTTAATTTCAGTCTACAAGATCAAAGCTCAGTGCTAGAACCACATTAATGTGCAGCTAGACgtgaaaataaggaaacaggaCAGAAACCTCATATAATTTTccaaatgtgaaaactgcagagatAATGTAAAGAACTGCTTCTTGCTAATCACTAGACTCTGCAGAATGAGCGGTTCTGTATCATAAATGTTGTTTTAGTCACAATTTCCATTTCCAGAATTGTAGAATAAGAGGCAGATATCTCAAGATATTGcaaaaatcatttcattaaaaattctcaGCTCTCAAGATAGTAAGACTTAGGcttataaacacatttttaaaaagcatctcaaGGAAAAATATGCTCTAGTCTATTTgttatttgcatacatttttttcttaatttgtgctCATTTCTAAACatctagaaaatacagaaaaatacagcataaacacataaatatgaaTCACCCATTATCCTGCCACCCAGAAATAATTACGATTATTATTTTGATGTACTTCTATTGTCTTTTAGTATCacatgtatgtgtgcgtgtatgtgtgtattcacATGTAGGTGTAGATATATATGATTTCTTTGCAAACCGGGTATCATATTACAGAATGCCTTTTTAGTCTGGAATTTTCAAATAACTATCACACAAGACCATCTTGCATGCAATTAAAAATGTCTAGAAATGATTTTTAGCTCTTAAAGGAGCTACTGTTTTTGTCTACCTAGCACCTATCTTAAtaccacttctttctttctggaaaagacTTTGTCTAGGACACTCAGACTATCCCATTCTCATGGGCACAGTGATGGTTCAGTGAGGGACATGGGACCCACACTGGACAATTACAGAGTCATTCTCCGTGATTTTTCTAACTGCAACAGGCAAGAATTCGCTCTCTCCTGTTGAGACTATAAGTATGAGAGCCGAAGGATGCTTATGGTCAACAATTCGGCTTCTTAGAGCGACGTAGCCTGGAATAATGAAGACAAGATATAGAAAAGAATGCAGACATGGGGTGAAGAGCTGTGACAGTGTTCAAACTCCTGGATCCAGGCATCTCTACCCTTTCTGTAGTTTCCTTCGGTGAGGCAATGAATCTGCCTCTTTGTTTAAGCTAATTTGAATTTGATTTATGTTACTTGCAACTAAAATATTCTGCCAGACACAGATACCTAATATTCTGTGGCTAAATCATAATTCATTTCACCATTTCCTCACTGAACATTAATCCATTGTCTATTTTTGTAACCATTATAAATGAGATAGAAGGGAACACTCCCATACGCAAATGTTAAAGAAACAtctctaaaaatatttcccaagaatggattagtagaaataaaagtacaAGGTCAGAGCATACGAATTTCTTTAAGACTCAATACATATTATTAAAGCGTTATTGTGAACGATTTTATCAAGTTATATTTCTATCAACAATATCCTTGTGTTCACTTCATTGTATCTTTATCAACACTGATTGTTAACCAAATTGTTGAACTTTGCTAACATGAGAGGCACAAAacctgtcattttattttataactcttAAATGACTAAAAAGTTGAAACCTTTTAAAATGGGTTTGGGTGTTTGCTTTTCACGTTTTAAAGACTGTTCACAATTTTTAACCCATTCGTTTGTTGGGATTCAGGTGTTTGCTGTCCCCTCAGCCTAAGAAACTCTTTCCTCAAACAGCACGTCCTGggtttccttgcctctttcaaGCTGTTTCTCCAATGTTATTTTCCCATGAGATTTTCCTGCCCAGCTCATTTAAAACTACAGCACTCCACAACCCCCCAGCATGTCCTATCCTGCTCCTATGACTTATTTTCTCCACATCACTTATCTCTAATCTAACATTGCTTTCCGTATTTGGTttatggtctctctctctctccttccactagaatgtaagcccctCTGTGCAGGGAGACTTACGTATCCCCCGCATCTAGAACAGCATTCGGCACATACTGGGAAATTCAAAAACAGATGTTGATGAATTGAAATAATCTACTTGTATGATGTAGAAAGACACTGACTCTTGTCATGTTTGTGGTAAATATTTCCCCCAGctgattatttactttttaattgtgggtttttttttttaatacaaagtgTTTAAAATGTCAACTGTAACTGGCTTTTGGGATTTCTTCAATGCCACTTTCGTCTTAGAATGTCCTTCCGTAACCCTAGATCAGCTGGATTTACCgactttttacattttatctctagtttgttttactttatgatttttttcacgATGCCTTCTTATGACAAGAAAACGAAAAAGCTCTCATGGGCTTCTGGAAACAAACCTTACCTAGAGGAGCGATGTTGATAACATACCCATCACCCAAGTACAGCGCCCAGTGCTGATAGCCAGGACGGAACACTTCAATCAAGTCCCCTGGCTGAGGGTTGCCAGGATAGCTCAAACTAAAGCAATCATTAAACGCCATCTGCAATGACAGATACAAAGAAGATCTAGCTGATATGACTCgtcaaaagaaaatcagtttaaGATTTCCATAGAAACATAAGAATAGAGAATTTACTGGGATTGCGTTCCTTATTAAGACTTAGATTCACACCACCGTCCTTTTCTTTGAATGATTCCAACACTGAATTTTGTGTGCACATGTGGACAAGTAAAGAATTTGTCTGTTGCTTAATTTTCTACAGCAATGCTTCTCATACTGATTAACCCCAGGGTGCCTTTATTATAATAAGCATttataattctttctttaaatccaGAAGTTCATGGATAATATAATTTACCTATACACTAAATTTCAAATGTTAATATGATGTCCTATTTGGAATAGAAAGAGGAAgccaatttataaaaatacttgttttactATGTAAATGCTCAGTCTATGACTacacaaaaaatataataaagcacACTGCATGAAAAGGTCAGGATTCAGAAGTAAATCAGAAGTTTTTCAGCCTTTCATATAGCAGCATAGTAAAATCAAAGAGCAGAGGTATGAATAGACACTAATATTCtgcgcaaaaaaaaaaaaaaactttgtattgcAAAACTTACTCTGTTCTTTAATTTAAGCACATATAAGTTCCAGGCTCAGATGAGTGGCCAGCCAAGTATCCAAGCATACTGTAGGACACAGGACCTTTCTTCCTTGCGCCAAACTGTGCTGTGCAGCTACAGGGACCCTGACCTCCCCCTGAAACCGTATACAAGCCTGTGTCCCTGTCCTTTGTAGTAAAAGGCTTTTGCTTTAgtctcccagccctcccctgaGTCTCAAAAGGCTGAGCCAAGAGTTAACGATTAGGAAATGTGAAGAGGTGGAAACAAAGGATAGCTGTTGGGAAATAGGTAACAATTTAGACTATAAATCAGACACCTAGCAGAGTCACCTAACTCCTAGTTCCCTGAAAGATATAAATGTCTGACACACATTGCAAAGTTGTTTTTACAGGAAGCAGACCCCCATCAGTAAAAACTGCTGACCTGGAGCACGGAAATCCCCAGACCAACTGAAACCAAATTAATGATGTTCAAGACTTCACTTTGATGCCAACCAATCTGAGAATTGAGCACaggctgatcacataccctgtggTCCCCTCCCTCACATTGCCCTTAAAAACCCTTCTCTGAAAGCCATGGAGGATGCTGGGTCTTTTGAGAATAAGCTGCCCactctccttgcttggtgcctgcaataaatactgtattttccttcaccacaacccggtgTCAGTAGATGGCTTTGCTGCGCACCCAAATCCAGGTTGGGTGACATGCCTATTAAACACCAGTAAATGCCCTTTGTCATTGTGACATCACAAACACCCCACAGATTTCCACCACTCCCTAACTGCCCCACTTAATGTCTGATCTCATTTGTGATTCCTGAAACAGTGCAAGGTGGTTGATGCAGACGGGGGATGAACATAACAACTTGGAAGGTTGGGGAGTTCACCATATTGATGAATTTGTCTGAAAATTCTCAGTTTGGtgaaatttttcccttttaaatcaATCCTTTTTAGAAAGAACACATAAGTCCCTGATGGAACATTACATTTTCTATGTGTAGCATCAAAGTAGAATGACTCAGCAAGAGGAAGTTGTGTCCATTCACTGATAATCAAAAGGAGATGTCGTGCTATGTCCATGTTGAATATCTAATTGACAACAGAGTGTTTCCCAGCATCTCTCACTCTAATGTAGATACGTtcactcatttacaaaataaatcccAGTGCCAGAAAAGGAAACTTCCAAATCATCTAAATTCTAATTATAATAGCATAGGCTAAGGGCTTGGGAATACAGATTATCGTTTTCCTGGCATGCTAAAAGTCTTTTTTACAACAATTAATATAGGGAGGGTGTTTTCCCAAGTTATTCGTATGCCATCTGTTGAAAACTTCAATCATCATACTGTCACAGAAATGAGGCCAAAATGTAAGCTGTCCATCTGTCGAAAAATAACTACTAAAACAACTTTATGGAAACCATTAAGTCTAACCACCCTCTCAGATATGTTTGAGTCTTATTAATATAGCAGTTCACAATTTGGCCACATGggcactaaaaggaaaaatagatactATACTATGATATAAACAAACACAATTCCCATGAATAGGAATCAGCAAGTACACACAGCTGCTGGCTAGCATTCAGAAACCTAGCCAAGCTTACAATAATAACCACCACGTGGGGGAAGGTAcggctcaagtggcagagcagcatgcacgaggtcctgggttcaatccccagtatctctcctaagcataaacaaataaacccaatgccccccccacaaaaaacaacaataaccacCACATAACAGAGAGCGTTTTTGcagtataacttttttttctcagatgCACTATCTCAATTAACcctaattcattctttaaaagcCTACCATGATTTGAGTTTAGTatgttattatcccattttacagataagaagtGATAGTAGCAAATGCCAACTTTTGGAAAATATCCACAGAAACccttatattataaaatacagaagaaagaataacTGGGCTACGTGTGAAAGATATGAGCTCTAATCTCAGGTCTTCCCCTGCCTACTTCTGTCACTCTGAGAAAGGCAAAATGCCTGAGTCTCAGTTTATATTCCTAAGAATATAggacaaagtgaagtaagtcagaaagagaaagacaaatatgatatcacttacatgtggaatctaaaaaaaaaaaatgacacaaataaacttatttacaaaacagactcacagacacagaaaacaaatgtatggttaccaaatgggaaggTGTACAGGGAGGgatcaattaggagtttgggcctgcagatacaaactactatatataaaatagataaacgaaaggacctactgtatagcacagggaactatatttaaatatcttgtgataatttataatgaaaaagaatatatgtgtgtatatatatataaatgtgtatctgaatcactatggtgtacaccagaaactaactcaacattgtaaatcaactatacctcaataaaaaaataataatattgaacTGAACTGTTTATCTCGAAAAGCTGTTGTTAAGTAACCTTTCATGAACTGGCTAGAAGCTGATGCAGTGCTTTGTGAGCTGGCCAGAGCAGGGAGATGGTGGATGGCAGGGAGAGGTGGCTGTTTGTAAAGGCTGAGCGATGGGTTCATGGCTTACATGTGGCTTTAGTTCCTTATCCTCACTTTCAACCACAACAATTCTGTGGAATAGATGATTCCACtggaaatttttaatatataaaacacatttaaaattctgaCATATCGTTTGCAAATCGACTTATGAAATGTAAGTGAGTTGATTTCATGAAACCCATTATACTTATAAAGAGGAATGGCTGAGTCACAAGGAAAACTTCTCAAATGCATAACCTCTCAAGAAATTAAGGGAGAAGCATGAAGGCTAATGTGGAAGGGAAGAAGCTGATCTCTGACACCAAACACTTAGAATCACAGCAATTTACTGCAAAAAGGGACTTCAGATATTACCTAATCCACTGACCTCCACACTTGTTTTTAGCAGTGGGGTCCTGTATCAAACCAGATATTAGATGGACccacaaaaaaatataaaaactataaaacagccCAGTCCTGGACAGCGTCAGGGAAGGGCGTGAGAGCCCCATCTGCTCCTCACTGCTGCTGCCTGAGGGCCCAGGACTTCTAGGCCTGGAGATTGAATAACACCCATCTAGTCCTGGTCCAACCCTCCCATTCTTGAAACAAAGGGAACAGAGCCAGGCAGGTGATttgagttgcccaaggtcacaggctatttttaaaaagattttcaacaaatggtgatggaACAGTTAGAATTACAGTGGGTTGGCGGGGGAATAACCTCA
This region includes:
- the PLAAT1 gene encoding phospholipase A and acyltransferase 1 isoform X4, giving the protein MAFNDCFSLSYPGNPQPGDLIEVFRPGYQHWALYLGDGYVINIAPLEDGVPASFTSAKSVFSRKALVKMQLLKDVVGNDTYRINNKYDETYSPLPMEEVMQRSEFVIGQEVEYDVFVNNCEHFVTLLRYGEGVSEQICCGS
- the PLAAT1 gene encoding phospholipase A and acyltransferase 1 isoform X3, encoding MAFNDCFSLSYPGNPQPGDLIEVFRPGYQHWALYLGDGYVINIAPLEDGVPASFTSAKSVFSRKALVKMQLLKDVVGNDTYRINNKYDETYSPLPMEEVMQRSEFVIGQEVEYDVFVNNCEHFVTLLRYGEGVSEQPMTSFLCCH
- the PLAAT1 gene encoding phospholipase A and acyltransferase 1 isoform X2; translation: MAFNDCFSLSYPGNPQPGDLIEVFRPGYQHWALYLGDGYVINIAPLEDGVPASFTSAKSVFSRKALVKMQLLKDVVGNDTYRINNKYDETYSPLPMEEVMQRSEFVIGQEVEYDVFVNNCEHFVTLLRYGEGVSEQANRAISIIGFVTAAAGAFSFLGLFPKKLRAKYY
- the PLAAT1 gene encoding phospholipase A and acyltransferase 1 isoform X1 encodes the protein MAFNDCFSLSYPGNPQPGDLIEVFRPGYQHWALYLGDGYVINIAPLEDGVPASFTSAKSVFSRKALVKMQLLKDVVGNDTYRINNKYDETYSPLPMEEVMQRSEFVIGQEVEYDVFVNNCEHFVTLLRYGEGVSEQIKSKEKLTTFQQIVELCPAVSDEDGTVTNLRAHLSFGIC